In the genome of bacterium, one region contains:
- the cmr1 gene encoding type III-B CRISPR module RAMP protein Cmr1, whose amino-acid sequence MTRKRTTVPLPQDWDPQRASEALQRSTFTYACEVVTPLFGGGVKAGVVDAEMPVRATTIRGQLRFFWRLLNRQRFIHDGKVNFEDLFVEERSIFGGLGNSGTIAASRIAVHISNVRNFGIGAAAKYSRRPDGNLKTLPDWEDWAGGQAVGYALFPAQGSASRERIRVEPSLLARPGFRFDLSIDIDASLCGKKSGQVEEAVRWWASFGGVGARTRRGAGAVFVTFEDKSLVPVSREDAQSKGCTLVVQQTVFAKPVAAWSAAIAALQTFRQGVGLARESGNNNRPGRSRWPEPDAIRRIVGTNSPGHKPVYRADNWFPRAAFGLPIIFHFKDADAGDPHNSTLHPVMADRMASPLVIRPYWNGSDWLAAALLMPIEEPDQLILAVDDAQHAVKTWPVDPREQMVICDSFEPMSSYADDGVSDPLSVFLAYFAELGSTSTSSVNLSDVLPHQSNEQIWTGAQINQDKKNGSLTAKQMKKGRPSGSSAFAHADDAEQLILQLPIGLQEKLKRNPITATAVVVDKTLIRIEVQT is encoded by the coding sequence ATGACGCGCAAACGAACGACGGTTCCACTTCCGCAGGACTGGGATCCGCAACGGGCGAGTGAAGCCCTCCAGCGCTCCACATTCACATACGCTTGTGAAGTTGTGACACCCTTGTTTGGCGGGGGGGTGAAGGCCGGCGTGGTGGATGCTGAAATGCCCGTCCGGGCCACCACGATCCGAGGCCAGCTTCGCTTCTTCTGGAGACTACTCAACCGACAGCGGTTTATACATGACGGCAAGGTGAATTTCGAGGATCTCTTCGTTGAGGAGCGATCAATCTTCGGCGGACTGGGCAACTCGGGTACAATTGCTGCAAGTCGGATTGCTGTGCACATCAGCAATGTCCGCAATTTTGGGATAGGGGCAGCCGCCAAGTACAGCAGGAGGCCAGACGGGAACTTGAAGACTCTTCCGGACTGGGAAGATTGGGCTGGCGGACAGGCAGTGGGATATGCGTTGTTTCCAGCCCAAGGCAGCGCCAGTAGAGAGAGAATCAGGGTGGAACCGAGTTTGCTGGCTAGGCCTGGATTCCGGTTTGATCTATCCATCGATATCGACGCTAGCCTGTGTGGTAAGAAGAGTGGGCAAGTGGAGGAGGCAGTTCGTTGGTGGGCTAGTTTCGGTGGAGTTGGAGCTCGAACCCGACGTGGCGCAGGCGCAGTTTTTGTCACCTTTGAGGACAAATCCCTAGTACCCGTGTCACGCGAGGATGCGCAGAGCAAAGGCTGCACGCTTGTTGTGCAGCAAACAGTCTTTGCAAAACCAGTTGCAGCATGGAGTGCGGCAATTGCCGCGCTGCAGACTTTCCGCCAAGGAGTGGGATTAGCACGCGAATCCGGCAACAACAACAGACCTGGCCGCAGCCGATGGCCAGAGCCGGACGCAATCCGGAGGATCGTCGGGACAAACTCGCCGGGTCACAAGCCGGTTTACAGGGCAGACAATTGGTTTCCTAGGGCAGCCTTTGGACTGCCTATTATCTTCCATTTCAAGGATGCCGATGCAGGCGATCCTCACAATTCTACCCTGCACCCAGTTATGGCAGACAGGATGGCGAGTCCGTTGGTGATACGGCCGTATTGGAACGGCAGTGATTGGTTGGCAGCCGCCCTACTTATGCCTATCGAAGAACCTGACCAGTTGATACTTGCTGTTGATGATGCACAGCATGCGGTCAAGACCTGGCCTGTTGATCCAAGAGAACAAATGGTCATCTGCGATTCATTTGAACCGATGAGTTCATACGCTGATGATGGCGTTTCTGACCCGCTGTCCGTCTTCTTGGCTTACTTCGCCGAACTTGGCTCTACCAGCACATCATCTGTAAACCTCTCTGATGTCTTACCACACCAATCCAATGAGCAGATTTGGACTGGAGCACAGATCAACCAAGACAAGAAGAACGGCTCCCTGACCGCGAAGCAGATGAAAAAGGGGAGACCGTCGGGAAGCTCGGCATTCGCCCATGCAGATGACGCGGAGCAGCTAATCCTTCAATTGCCGATCGGGTTACAGGAGAAGCTGAAAAGGAATCCAATAACAGCAACGGCAGTCGTCGTCGACAAGACGCTCATCAGAATCGAGGTGCAAACATGA